The window TCACATTGGCATCAAGTGCACCATCGCCGGGCCGGACCGCCAGACGCGTTACACCCCGGACGAGCAGCGCACACTGATGTCGCTATGGTCGCTCGCCCCATCGCCGCTCATGCTGGGCGCGAACCTTCCAGACCTGGATGAGCCTACGCTCGCTTTGCTTACCAATGATGAAGTGCTCGCGGTGAATCAGGATCGGCTCGGCGCAAAAGCAAAACGCGTGGTGCAGCGAAACGGAACCGAGGTCTGGGTGAAGACCCTTGAGAATGGCGACAAGGCCGTGGGACTTTTTAATCGCGGAGACGCGGCTGCGGATGTTGAGGTGCTCTGGAGCGAGGCTAGCCTTGCCGGAAGCCGCAAAGTTCGCGACCTGTGGGCCCACAAGGATCTCGGCTCGTTTTCCGACAAGTTCACCGTCACTGTGCCGCCGCACGGTGCCGTAACGCTGCGAGTGAAGTAATCCAACAGGCTGCACTAAATGAAATTCGATTGTCCGCACTGCACACAGAATCTCGAAATTGCCGACGAATGGTCGGGGCAATCCGTGGATTGTCCTACGTGCCAGACTTCCCTCACCGTCCCGGCTCTGGCCGCTGCGATTCCTGTGGCGCAGGCAGCGCCGAAGCCTCTTGCGACTTCGCAGCCGGCCAAGTTGCGCCGTCCCGCGACGGGCGGCGGCGCACCAACAAAGCCGCCACGCGGCGGGGGTGGGGGATTTGGGAATGTTTTGCTGACGCTCCTCGTTCTCGCGGGCGCCGGGTTCGGCTACGCGATGGTGCATTTCGACGAGTCGCCGCAGCAGGTTTGGAAGCGGCTGGTCGATCTCGTGGAGACGACGATGGCGAAGCCGGCCCCGGTTCCCACGCCGACTCCCGAGCCCACGCCGATTCCGACTCCCGCGCCGGCCCCGTCTCCGACGCCAGAGGCCACACCGGAGCCCACGGCGACGCCGACTCCGACGCCGGTCGATCCGCTCGCGTGGCTGCTCGAGCACAAGGAGCGCGCCCCGAAGGAGGTTACTTTAGTTGCCGCACAGGAGTTTCCTGCTGTGCTTGATGGAAAGGTCGTCGGAAAAGTTATGGCACGGGCTGGAAGCAGAGTGGGAGTAGTAACCATAGAGCCGCAGAGTATCGCCGTAGTCTATCAAGGTGGCGGCAAGCGGCTGCCTTACGATGCGACGAACTTAATGGAACTGGTGAAGCTGGAGATGACTGGACCTGGAGCGGAAGTAACTCCGCAGGAAACCATCCATCCAGCCCTTTCACAAGCCATCCCGACACCGGCGGCTGTGCAATTCCCGACGCCGCGATTTGCGCATCCCGGTGTGATACTGACTCGCGAGGATCTCGAGATTCTCAAGGCCAACATCAAGCGCGAGCCTTGGAAAAGCGGCTTCGAGGCTCTGGCCGCTGGAGGTCGCTCGCAACTCGGGTATAAGATGCGCGGGCCCTTCAAGGAGGTAACGCGCGCCCCCCACGTCAATCTCAACCCCTGGCGCAGCGACATGAGCGCGATCTGGGATCTCTCGCGCATGTGGTATTTCACCGGCAACGAGGCCTATGCGCAGAAGGCGCACGACATCCTGCTCGCGTGGGCCACCACGCAAACTTCGTTTGGAGGCCGCGAGTCCATGCTCGATCTGGGAGATTACGCCATCTGTTTTGTGGGCGGAGCGGATATCCTGCGTGGCACCTGGCCGGGCTGGACGAAGGCCGACACGGCTGCGGTGAAGAAATATTTCAACGACGTTCTCATCCCCGCTTCGAACCCTTTTGGCGAAAGCCAGTTCGGAGCCGCGAACAAGGGCGCGCTGGCCCTCTGCGCCAAGGGGCTGATGGCGATCTTCAATGACGACGCAGCCACGCTCAAGACGGTCGTGTATCAGGTTCGCACGCTCGCGCATATCGGTCTGCGCAACTCCAACGACATCGGCATGATTGGCGATTCCCTCCGCGACCAGGGGCACTTCCACGGGCAGCTGGTTTCGCTGGCCACGCTCGCAGAAGCGCTCTGGAAGCAGGGCATCGACATTTATTCCGACTACGACAACCGCCTCCTGGCGGCCGGCGAGTATTTCGCACGGGTAAACAGCCTCACCCCCACGCCGTTTCTTCCCTTTGGCACTACGGACTCCTATTATCTCACCGATCGCACCAATCGCGGCTGGGGCGGTGGACACACGGCGCTCCAGCTCATCCACGGCGCCTATGTCGTTCGCAAGGGCATCCCGGCTCCCTACACGGATCGGCAACGCCAGCAGATGCCGGTAGGTGACAGCTTCATGTTCCTCAAGGAGGTCGACCGCTCCGTGGCCACGCCGGTGTTGCCGCCGCCGATCCCCGCCACCGCCTCGATCACCTCGGGGTTCAGCAAGGCCGACATCGGGGGCGCTACCCCCGCCGGCGGGGCGTCCTATTCCAGCGGTGTCTGGAAAGTGCAGGGTGGGGGATCGGATATATGGAAGACGAGCGACAGTTGCCACTTCACTTACAAGGAGATCCCCGGCGACAGCGCCATCATCGCCAAAGTCACGTCGCTCCAGAACACCAATCCCAACGCCAGAGCCGGAGTGATGATGCGCACGAGCCTTGGCAAGGGCGCTCCGCGCGCCTGGATGGCCGTCACCGGCGAGGGCAATCTCGAGCAAAACATGCCGAACCTCGCATTGTATGGCGGCTCTAACTACGGCAACAAAACGCTCGCCAAATCCTTGTCCAGCTATTGGGTGAAACTCGAGCGCATCGGGAACATCATCACGGGCTATGTTTCTCCCGACGGCACTAATTGGGCGGCCACCGATGTCGGTCGCATCGAGGCTCCCATCCCGGCTACGATCTACGTCGGTCTGGTGGTCTGCTCGGCCGACAATGGCACGCTGAATACCTCCACCTTCAGCAACGTCCAGATCACCGGCGGCGATGGTCGTGCGCCCATCGTTATTCCCGCCGCGCCCGCCGCTTTTCTGGCCGCACCGGCCGATGGCACCGTCTCGCTTCGCTGGCAATCATCCTTCGGGGCCACCAGCTACACGGTCAAGCGCGCCACTACGCGCGGTGGACCTTACGCGACCGTCGCCTCGGGCGTCACCTCCAGCAACTACACGGACAAAACGGCGACAAACGGCACGACCTATTCCTACGTCGTGAGCGCGGTGAACTCCGCCGGCGAAAGTCCGAATGGCCCGGAGGACGTCGCCACGCCCAGAGCCCCGATGTGGAATGTGACCTTCGGGGGAACGGCCACTGCCACCACGGCGAAGGAGGCCGCGGATAAGGCATTCGACAGCAACTCGGCCACGACGTGGTTTGCCGGCGACAGTGGCGGTGCGGGTGCCCTTCGATACGACTTTGGCAACGGCCGCGCGCCTGCGATCAAGCATTACTCGATCACCAGCGCCCGGGACAAACCGGAGCGCGATCCCAAGGATTGGCTGTTCCAAGGCTCGAACGATGGGACGAGCTGGACCACGCTCGACACGCAGAGCGGCCAGACATTCCCGCTTCGCTGCTACGAAATGGAGTATGCCCTGGCCAAGCCGATAGCCTATCGCTATTTCCGCCTCAACATCACCGCGAACAACGGGGATAACGACCTCCAGATCGCGGACATCAAACTGCTCTCTGACGAGTCGACGTCGAACGCCCCTATTTCGCCGCTCATCCACTGGAAGGCTAACGATGCGGCCGACCGCGACCAGGCCATCGCACACCAGAAGGCCATCGAATCCCAAAAATGACCCACTTTAGCCTTTGAACTTATGAAGCCCGAACGTCTCCCCTCCATCCTCGTCGCCGCAGCCTGCGCTGCCTTTGCGCTGGGCTGCGCAAGCCTCCTGGCCCAGACGCCTGCCAGCCCGACGAAGCATTTTCCGAAGCCGGACCGCATCCGCTACGACGGCCATTGCTTCACGATTGACGGCAAGGACACGTTCATCCGCAGCGCGGAGTTTCATTACTTCCGGACGCCTCGTGAGCTGTGGCGCGACCGGTTCCAGAAGATCAAGGACGCCGGCTTCAACACGGTGGATACCTACGTGCCATGGAACTGGCACGAGCGCGACCTGCCCTCCGGCCTCGACGACTTTTCCAAGGTCGATCTTTCCGAATTCGAGGCGTGGCTGAAGATGGCGCAGGACGAGTTTGGCTTTTACACGATCGTGCGGCCCGGCCCGTTCATCTGCGCCGAGTGGGCCGGGGGCGGCTATCCGCGCTGGCTGGCGAAGTTCAACCCGAGGACCGGCAAGGAGTTCTGGCTGCGCAGCGGAGACGACGCCCACATTGCGTGGAGCGTTCATTGGTATGACGCCGTGTGCCAGGTGTTCGCCCGCGAGCAGATCACCCGCAAGCCGAAGGGGGGCCAGGGGATCATCATGGTGCAGATCGAAAACGAATACGATCACCACAAGGATCCTGAAAAAACTAAGGTCCTGCGCGCGCTCTACGAAGCCGTGAAAAAGGCCGGAATTGAGGTGCCGATCTTCACGTGCCTCACCCGCGAATGCCGCGCCAGCAAGGATCCCGAGCTGTCGCAGGTGTTCGACACGGACAATTACTACGTCGCGCAGAATGCGGCGCCGAGCTGCGCCGAGCGCATGGCCTCGCTGCGCGCCATTCAACCGGATGCCCCTGGTTTCGTGACGGAGCTGCAGGGCGGCTGGTTCTCGCTCGTGGGCGGGAGTCTGGCCGAGGAGCACTATTCCGACGCCCGCCATTACAATGCGATCAGCCTCATGTCGCTGCTCGGCGGCGCGACGGGGCTGAATACCTACATGTTCGTGGGCGGCACGCATTTCGGCGGCTGGCAGGCGAGGGGACAAAGCACGAGCTACGACTACAACGCGCCGATTCGCGAGTCGGGCGCGCTCAGTCCGAAATACGTCGTCGCGGAGGGCGTCAATCAATTCATCCGCGAAAACCAGGAGCAGTTGCTCCGCTCCGAAGGCGGCCCGTGCGAGCTCCAGGGCGCACCGTCGAATCTCTTTGGCGGAATCCGCGTGGGGTCGGATGGCACGCGTTTTGTCTTCCTCGACAACACGAATGCCGGGAAGCCCGTGTCCGGCAAAGTGACAGTCTTCCCGGGAAAAATCGCCACGCCGACCGGGCCGATTTACAACATCGACCAGAATGGCAACCGCGTGCTGATCCAGGCGGACGCCGCGTCTGCCGCCAAGTCTCCGAACCTTCCGCCCTTCGAGTTAAGCTACGAGTTGGGGCCGCTGGGCGCGCAGGTGCTCGTGATTCCTCCGGGCAAAACGCCGACGGAAGGCGTGTGGTATCCCAAGGCGCAGAAGCAGGCGGCTCCGGCCACGCTGCCAGCGGCCGTGCGACTGTCCTCCGTCCTTGCGCACAACGATCCGCTCGACGGCAAATGGCAAAAACTCCCGGCCGGAAAATCCCTTCCCGAGCTCGGCGTGAGCGACCAGCGTTATGTGCTCTATCGCGCGCGCTTCACGCTCCCGGCCGACGACGCGGAGAAATTCACGAAGCTGCTCGTTAACTCTTTCAGTCGCGACATCGTTTCCGCCCAGATCAACGGCCAGCTCGCGAAGCGGCTCGCGCCGAGTGACGCCTACGCCGCGGCCGCCACGCGCAACAAGGCGACGTCCTTCACCCGCATCGGGCCGAACGATTTCGACAATCGCTTCGATGTCGCCGGCCTTCTGCACGCCGGCGCGAACGAGATCGTAATGCTCTACGAAAACATCGGCTTCGAGCACGGCTACATTCCGATGGAGGAGTTGAGCGGCATCCGGCAGGCCGGGCTCTCCGAAAATGAAACCGCCATCGCCAAGCCGCTCGATTGGGAGGTCGCGACGGACCTCGGTGGAATCGCCGCCGGCTGGACGCGCCCGGATTTCGCTCCGAAAGACTGGAAGAAAGTCGCCCTCGATACGAGCGAGCCGATCGCCCGCAAGGGCAACGGCATCCAGCCCAAAGGCCCTCAGGACGCGCTGCTCACGTGGTATCGGCTGGAGTTCGACCTGCCCGACAGCGCGGCGGCAAAGTCGACGCCGTGGCGGCTGCTCATCAAAGCGTCCGGCAACGGCGACATGTGGCTGAATGGCCACGACATTGGTCGCCATTGGGAAGCCGGCCCGCAGCGCGAGTATTACCTGCCCGAATGCTGGCTGAACTTCGGCGGCAAGAACGTGCTCGTGCTGGGACTGCGCCAGACAGTCAACGGCGCGACAATAAATGCCGCCGAGGTGTCCCCCTATCCCGACGCCTCGCAATTGGTCCGGTGAAACACGCAATGCATTCTTCCAGTCAATTCAACCACGAACAAACAAACCCGCCAGCGACTCTGCTTTTTCGGGGCGACGCTGGCAGCCAGGCGCAACAATGGCCGCCGATTCGCCTGACTCCCAAAGTGGACCTGCCAGCATTTAAGAAATCCTCGCCATGAATTGTTCCTACCGGTTCCTTGCAGCGATTCTTGCCGGATGGCTTTTCTTTGCCGTGAATGGCCGTGCGGCCGATCCCGTCGTGCAGACCTGCTTCACCGCCGATCCGGCTCCACTGGTCCACAACGGCGTCGTTTACCTCTACACCGGCCACGACGAGGACGATGCTCGCGGATTCCGCATGCTCGACTGGAAGTGTTACACATCCACCGACATGGTGAACTGGACGGATCACGGCGCTGTCGCCACACTGAAGACGTTCCCTTGGGCGGTGCAGACAAATGACGCCTGGGCACCGCAAATCGTCGAGCGCGACGGAAAGTTCTATTTCTATGCACCGGTGAGCGTGCCAGGACGGCCGAAAAACGTCATCGGTGTCGCCGTCGCGGATAATCCACTCGGTCCTTTCAAGGACGTGCTCGGCCGTCCTCTCATTGACAAAGCGAATGGCTACATTGACCCAACCGTGTTCATTGACGATGACGGTCAGGCCTACCTGTATTGGGGCAATCCCGAGCTCTGGTTTGTGAAACTCAACAAGGATATGATTTCCTACTCGGGCGAGATCGTGAAAGACGCTTCCTTTGCCAAAGTGAAGGGGGAGCCGGATGCCTACCACTACCAGGAAGGTCCCTGGGCCTATAACCGCAACGGCCATTACTACATGGCCTTTGCCTCCACCTGCTGCCCAGAGGGGATCGGCTATGCCATGAGCGACAAGCCCACGGGGCCGTGGCAATTCAAAGGCTACATCATGAAACCGGACGCGCGCTCTTCCGGGAACCATCCGGGCATTATCGATTACAAGGGCGGCTCCTATGTCTTCGGCTTTGACTATCGTTTGAATAAGGCACTCACGAACGAGCGTCGCGAGCGACGTTCGGTCTGCGTGGAGAAATTTGATTACAACCCGGACGGCACCATTCCCGAGCTGCCATGGTGGGATGACACGGGAAATGTTGCGCAGATCGGCACGCTTAATCCCTATGTTCGCACCGAAGCGGAGACTATCTGCTGGAGCGAGGGCATTAAGTCAGAGCCTTCCAGCGATGGTGGGATGAATATCTATCCAACCAAAGATGGCGCCTACATAGAGGTCAAAGGCGTGGACTTTGGTGCTGAAGGGGCCGACACGTTTAGCGCCTCGGTTGCTCTTGATACCACGGAAGAAACAGCGAAAACCAACGCCATTGAGTTGCACCTTGATGGCATGGACGGACCGCTCATCGGCACGCTGCGAGTGACTCACGTCGGCGGCCAACCTAAGACTGAGACCGCAGCGGTCACCGACGCTACCAATAAGCGTGATCTCTTTCTTGTCTTCAAAGGAGACTTAACGGGCAAGCTTTTCAAAGTGGACTACTGGACGTTTTCAAAAAAGACCGTCATGCCACAAAAGCCACTACGCTAATGACATATGGCGGCGACGCAGACTCTAACAATTTCCATGAAACACCTGCTTATGGCAGTTCTCCTCACCACGCTTATTTCTACTAGCTCGCGCGCTCAAGACGCGCCGTCACGCTGGGGAGACTGGCCCGCGTGGGGCGACCAAAAGGACGGCACTTATCGCAATCCCGTCCTGCCCTCCGACTACAGCGACCTCGACTGCATCCGCGTCGGTTCGGACTACTACGCGATCTCCTCCACGTTCCAGTATTCGCCGGGGATGATCGTTCTCCAGTCCAGGGACATGGTGAACTGGCGCATCATCGGCCACGTCATCTCTGATGTCACCCAAGTCGGCCCCGAGATGAACTGGGACCGCATGAACCGCTACGGCAAGGGCGTGTGGGCCGGTTCCATTCGTTACCACGACGACAAATTCTGGGTCTATTTCGGAACGGCCGACGAAGGTTACTTCATGAGCACGGCGAAAAATCCTGCCGGCCCGTGGGAACCCCTGCATCGGGTCATGACCGAGTCCGGCTGGGACGATTGCTGCTCGTTCTGGGACGATGACGGCCAGGGCTATTTCGTCGGCACGAACTTCAAAGACAACTGCAAGACCTGGCTCTACAAGCTCACTGCCGATGGGCGCGACATCGTTCCCGAATCCCGCGTCCTCATCAACGAAGGTAGCCACCGTGAGGCGAACAAGCTCTTCAAGGTCGGCGACACCTACTACCACTTCTTCAGCGAAGTCGGTCGCGATGGCCGTCAGGTGATGATGCAACGCGCGAAAAGCATCACCGGCCCCTACACGGAAAGACGCCAACTCAGCCACGCGCAACCCGCCGTGCATGAGCCCAATCAGGGCGGCATCGTGCAGACGGAAAAAGGCGATTGGTATTTCTTCACGCACCATGGCCACGGCGATTGGGAAGGCCGCTGCGCCAGTCTTCTACCGGTGACCTGGGTGGAGGGCTGGCCGATCTTGGGCGAGGTTGGCCAGGACGGCATCGGCACGATGGTCTGGCGCGCGCGCAAGCCCGTTCCCTCTTCGCCGGTCCTGACTCCGCAGACGGATGATGCGTTCGACGGCCCCCAACTTGGCGTGCAATGGGAGTGGAATTACCAGCCGCGCGCCGACAAGTGGTCGTTGACCGAACGCTCCGGCTACCTGCGTCTCCACGCGTGGAAGCCGCTCCTGCCCGACGACCTCAAGCGCGCGGGCAACACCCTCACGCAGCGGGTCATGCGCACGAGCCGCAACGTGGTCACCGCCGAACTCGATGTCGCGGGCCTCGCCGACGGCCAGGTCGCCGGCCTCTGCCTCTATTCGCGCGATTACGCGACGATCGCCGTGCGCCGCGACCAAGGCGTGTTGACCATCGAGACGGCCCGTAATCAGACGATCCTCCGCGGCGGTGAATGCAAAGGACGCACGGTCTGGCTGCGCTCCGAGTGGGGGCTGGACGGCGTTTGCCGCTTCTCGTTCAGCACCGATGGCAAGACCTTCGAACCACTCGGCGCGCCTTACCGCTTTGGTTGGGCGGACTACCGCGGCGAACGCATCGGCCTTTTTTCCTACAACAACCAAGGCGACGCCGGTTACGCCGACTTCGGCTCCTTTACTTATCACTACGATTCACCCGCCACACGCTGAAACCCCTCTCCATCATGATTTCCCGCTCCTTCCAATATCTCGCCATTACTTGAAATGAAAATAAATCACCTATCGTTCGTCATTACCGCCTTTTGCGGTTCGGCCGCCTTCGCCGAAACCGTCGCGGTTGAGTCACCCGATGGTCACTTCAAGTTAACTATCGAAGTGGCAGCCGACGGCGCGGGCAAGGCCGGGGCGACGGATTACTCGGTCTCCGCAGCGAGCCATCCAGCCCTTGATCCGCGTTCATCCTCCTCCCAACCCTCTTCCTTTTTCTAATGCGCCTCACTATATCTCTCAATCCCACTTTCATGAATCCACACCTCACCCAACATCAAATCAGTCGCCGTGCCCTTGGCCTGGCGCATTCCGCGCTCGCCGCGCTCACGCTCCTGTCCGCCACGATGCCCACCGTTGCGGCTCCCGGCCCCGATTACCATGCCTGGGCCGCGACGCCGCCGATGGGCTGGAACAGTTGGGACGCCTTTGGCACCACGCTCAACGAAACTCAAGCCAAGGCGCAGGCCGATGTGATGGCCGACAAACTCCTCTCGCACGGCTGGAATTTCTTTACCGTAGACATCCAGTGGTATGAACCCGCCTCCAAGGGCTTCGGCTACCGCAAGAACGCCAAGCTCTCGATGGATGCTTATGGGCGCCTCGTTCCCGCCGTCGAAAAATTTCCCTCCGCCGCCAACGGCGCCGGTTTCAAACCTCTCGCGGACTATGTTCACGCCAAAGGCCTCAAATTTGGCATCCATCTCATGCGCGGCATCCCGCGCCAGGCGGTGACGCAAAACACGCCCATCCTCGGCTCCAACGCCCGCGCCGCCGACATCGCGGTCACCTCCAGCACCTGCAAGTGGAACCCCGACATGTTCGGAGTGGACGCCACCAAGCCCGGCGGCCAGGCCTACTACGATTCCCTGCTCGCCCTCTACGCGAGTTGGGGTGTCGATTTCATTAAAGTAGACGACCTTAGCCGCCCCTACGACGACGTGCAATTGGCCGAGGTCGAAGCGATCCGCCGTGCCATCGACAAGACCGGCCGTCCCATCGTCTTCAGCACCTCGCCCGGCGCTACGCCACTGGCTCGTGGAGAGCACGTCGCCGCCCACGCCAACCTCTGGCGCATCTGCGACGACTTCTGGGACAAGTGGCCCGCCCTTCGCTCCCAGTTCAAACGCCTCCACGACTGGACGCCATACCGCGCGCCCGGAGCCTGGCCCGACGCCGATATGCTCCCGCTTGGGATGATCGAACTCGGTCGTCCCACCCGCTTCACGCCCGACGAGCAATGCACCATGATGACCCTCTGGTCCATCGCCCGCTCTCCGCTCATTCTCGGAGCCGATATGACCAAGCTCGACGAGGCCACGCTCGGGCTCCTGACCAACGACGAGGTCCTCGCCGTGAACCAGGCAAGCGCGGGCAACCGCCAGCTTTTCGACCAAAAGGGACTCATCGCGTGGGTCGCCGATGTCCCGGCATCGAAGGACAAATACCTCGCGGTCTTCAACACCGGCGGCTCGCCTGCGCCCGTCCCGGTCGAGCTTTCCGCAGTTGGTTTTACTGGCGGCGTGCAGGCGCGCGATCTTTGGAAAAAGGGGGAAATGGAAAGGGTCAGCGGGGTGTTTGCTCCCGAAGTCTCCGCCCACGGAGCACGGCTGTTCCGGCTCGTGCCCGTCCGTTGATCATGAAATTCCACCGCTCACTCTTCACGCTCATTTTCCTTGGGTTCGCCGCGACGAGCACCTTCGCGGTGGGCGAGGGGAGGGGGGGCTTTCGTCCCGGCGAACTGTGGCCCGACGACAAGGGCGTCCCCATCAACGCGCACGGCGGCGGTATCCTGGCGCACGACGGTGTTTATTACTGGTTCGGCGAGCACAAAATCGAAGGCGACGCGGGCAACTACGCCCAAGTGGGCGTGCATGTTTACAGCTCCCGGGATCTGCTTCATTGGCGGGACGGCGGGATCGCGCTGACCGTGTCGGACGACCCCAAGAGCGAGATCGCAAAGGGCATCATCATCGAGCGGCCCAAGGTCATCTACAACGCGAAGACCAAGACCTTCGTGATGTGGTTTCACTTGGATAAGGGTAAAAACTATGGGATGGCCCGCGCCGCTCTGGCCGTCAGCGACAAGCCGACGGGCCCCTATACTTATGTGGGCTCCTTTCGCCCTAACCAAGGCGTCCTGCCAGTGGGTTTCGACGCGGGGGCTGCACCCGATCCGGCCCGGCTTAAGGACAAGAACAAGAGAAAATGGAACGAGGCCGTTGTGGCTGGCGATGTGGTGTGGCGCGATTTGGAGCGCGGCCAGATGTCCCGCGACATGACGCTCTTCGTGGATGACGACGGCAAGGGCTACTTGCTGACCTCCGCCGAGGACAACCTGACGCTCCACCTTCACGAATTGACGGACGACTACTGCGGTTTCAGCGGCAAATGGACCCGGATCTTTCCCGGTGAATCCAACGAGGCTCCCGCACTCTTCAAGCGAGCCGGAAAATACTATCTGTTCGCCTCCGGCACCTCGGGCTGGAATCCCAATCCCGGACGCTCCGCGATGGCCGACTCGATCTGGGGACCATGGACCGTGCTGGGCAATCCCTGCCGGGGCACGGAGCGCGAAAACGCCACCACGTTTGAATCCCAGTCCACCTATGTCCTGCCCGTGCCCGGTCGTCCCGGTGAGTTTATTTACATGGGTGACCGCTGGCGTCCGAAAAACGCCATCGACGGCCGCTATGTCTGGCTCCCGGTCGAGTGGGAAAACAACCGCCCGGTGCTCCGCTGGCACGCCGAGTGGGACCTGTCGGTTTTCACTCGTCGATGAAACGAATGCCATCTTCCGCGCATCCATGAAAACATTACACACGATCCACATGAACGGACAGCCGACCCCCTGGAAGTCTCTCGCCCTCACCTTCACCCAAAACCACATTCCCATGAAAAAACACCTC is drawn from Chthoniobacterales bacterium and contains these coding sequences:
- a CDS encoding alginate lyase family protein, whose translation is MKFDCPHCTQNLEIADEWSGQSVDCPTCQTSLTVPALAAAIPVAQAAPKPLATSQPAKLRRPATGGGAPTKPPRGGGGGFGNVLLTLLVLAGAGFGYAMVHFDESPQQVWKRLVDLVETTMAKPAPVPTPTPEPTPIPTPAPAPSPTPEATPEPTATPTPTPVDPLAWLLEHKERAPKEVTLVAAQEFPAVLDGKVVGKVMARAGSRVGVVTIEPQSIAVVYQGGGKRLPYDATNLMELVKLEMTGPGAEVTPQETIHPALSQAIPTPAAVQFPTPRFAHPGVILTREDLEILKANIKREPWKSGFEALAAGGRSQLGYKMRGPFKEVTRAPHVNLNPWRSDMSAIWDLSRMWYFTGNEAYAQKAHDILLAWATTQTSFGGRESMLDLGDYAICFVGGADILRGTWPGWTKADTAAVKKYFNDVLIPASNPFGESQFGAANKGALALCAKGLMAIFNDDAATLKTVVYQVRTLAHIGLRNSNDIGMIGDSLRDQGHFHGQLVSLATLAEALWKQGIDIYSDYDNRLLAAGEYFARVNSLTPTPFLPFGTTDSYYLTDRTNRGWGGGHTALQLIHGAYVVRKGIPAPYTDRQRQQMPVGDSFMFLKEVDRSVATPVLPPPIPATASITSGFSKADIGGATPAGGASYSSGVWKVQGGGSDIWKTSDSCHFTYKEIPGDSAIIAKVTSLQNTNPNARAGVMMRTSLGKGAPRAWMAVTGEGNLEQNMPNLALYGGSNYGNKTLAKSLSSYWVKLERIGNIITGYVSPDGTNWAATDVGRIEAPIPATIYVGLVVCSADNGTLNTSTFSNVQITGGDGRAPIVIPAAPAAFLAAPADGTVSLRWQSSFGATSYTVKRATTRGGPYATVASGVTSSNYTDKTATNGTTYSYVVSAVNSAGESPNGPEDVATPRAPMWNVTFGGTATATTAKEAADKAFDSNSATTWFAGDSGGAGALRYDFGNGRAPAIKHYSITSARDKPERDPKDWLFQGSNDGTSWTTLDTQSGQTFPLRCYEMEYALAKPIAYRYFRLNITANNGDNDLQIADIKLLSDESTSNAPISPLIHWKANDAADRDQAIAHQKAIESQK
- a CDS encoding beta-galactosidase — translated: MKPERLPSILVAAACAAFALGCASLLAQTPASPTKHFPKPDRIRYDGHCFTIDGKDTFIRSAEFHYFRTPRELWRDRFQKIKDAGFNTVDTYVPWNWHERDLPSGLDDFSKVDLSEFEAWLKMAQDEFGFYTIVRPGPFICAEWAGGGYPRWLAKFNPRTGKEFWLRSGDDAHIAWSVHWYDAVCQVFAREQITRKPKGGQGIIMVQIENEYDHHKDPEKTKVLRALYEAVKKAGIEVPIFTCLTRECRASKDPELSQVFDTDNYYVAQNAAPSCAERMASLRAIQPDAPGFVTELQGGWFSLVGGSLAEEHYSDARHYNAISLMSLLGGATGLNTYMFVGGTHFGGWQARGQSTSYDYNAPIRESGALSPKYVVAEGVNQFIRENQEQLLRSEGGPCELQGAPSNLFGGIRVGSDGTRFVFLDNTNAGKPVSGKVTVFPGKIATPTGPIYNIDQNGNRVLIQADAASAAKSPNLPPFELSYELGPLGAQVLVIPPGKTPTEGVWYPKAQKQAAPATLPAAVRLSSVLAHNDPLDGKWQKLPAGKSLPELGVSDQRYVLYRARFTLPADDAEKFTKLLVNSFSRDIVSAQINGQLAKRLAPSDAYAAAATRNKATSFTRIGPNDFDNRFDVAGLLHAGANEIVMLYENIGFEHGYIPMEELSGIRQAGLSENETAIAKPLDWEVATDLGGIAAGWTRPDFAPKDWKKVALDTSEPIARKGNGIQPKGPQDALLTWYRLEFDLPDSAAAKSTPWRLLIKASGNGDMWLNGHDIGRHWEAGPQREYYLPECWLNFGGKNVLVLGLRQTVNGATINAAEVSPYPDASQLVR
- a CDS encoding glycoside hydrolase family 43 protein, with the protein product MNCSYRFLAAILAGWLFFAVNGRAADPVVQTCFTADPAPLVHNGVVYLYTGHDEDDARGFRMLDWKCYTSTDMVNWTDHGAVATLKTFPWAVQTNDAWAPQIVERDGKFYFYAPVSVPGRPKNVIGVAVADNPLGPFKDVLGRPLIDKANGYIDPTVFIDDDGQAYLYWGNPELWFVKLNKDMISYSGEIVKDASFAKVKGEPDAYHYQEGPWAYNRNGHYYMAFASTCCPEGIGYAMSDKPTGPWQFKGYIMKPDARSSGNHPGIIDYKGGSYVFGFDYRLNKALTNERRERRSVCVEKFDYNPDGTIPELPWWDDTGNVAQIGTLNPYVRTEAETICWSEGIKSEPSSDGGMNIYPTKDGAYIEVKGVDFGAEGADTFSASVALDTTEETAKTNAIELHLDGMDGPLIGTLRVTHVGGQPKTETAAVTDATNKRDLFLVFKGDLTGKLFKVDYWTFSKKTVMPQKPLR
- a CDS encoding glycoside hydrolase 43 family protein; translation: MKHLLMAVLLTTLISTSSRAQDAPSRWGDWPAWGDQKDGTYRNPVLPSDYSDLDCIRVGSDYYAISSTFQYSPGMIVLQSRDMVNWRIIGHVISDVTQVGPEMNWDRMNRYGKGVWAGSIRYHDDKFWVYFGTADEGYFMSTAKNPAGPWEPLHRVMTESGWDDCCSFWDDDGQGYFVGTNFKDNCKTWLYKLTADGRDIVPESRVLINEGSHREANKLFKVGDTYYHFFSEVGRDGRQVMMQRAKSITGPYTERRQLSHAQPAVHEPNQGGIVQTEKGDWYFFTHHGHGDWEGRCASLLPVTWVEGWPILGEVGQDGIGTMVWRARKPVPSSPVLTPQTDDAFDGPQLGVQWEWNYQPRADKWSLTERSGYLRLHAWKPLLPDDLKRAGNTLTQRVMRTSRNVVTAELDVAGLADGQVAGLCLYSRDYATIAVRRDQGVLTIETARNQTILRGGECKGRTVWLRSEWGLDGVCRFSFSTDGKTFEPLGAPYRFGWADYRGERIGLFSYNNQGDAGYADFGSFTYHYDSPATR
- a CDS encoding glycoside hydrolase family 27 protein, with product MPTVAAPGPDYHAWAATPPMGWNSWDAFGTTLNETQAKAQADVMADKLLSHGWNFFTVDIQWYEPASKGFGYRKNAKLSMDAYGRLVPAVEKFPSAANGAGFKPLADYVHAKGLKFGIHLMRGIPRQAVTQNTPILGSNARAADIAVTSSTCKWNPDMFGVDATKPGGQAYYDSLLALYASWGVDFIKVDDLSRPYDDVQLAEVEAIRRAIDKTGRPIVFSTSPGATPLARGEHVAAHANLWRICDDFWDKWPALRSQFKRLHDWTPYRAPGAWPDADMLPLGMIELGRPTRFTPDEQCTMMTLWSIARSPLILGADMTKLDEATLGLLTNDEVLAVNQASAGNRQLFDQKGLIAWVADVPASKDKYLAVFNTGGSPAPVPVELSAVGFTGGVQARDLWKKGEMERVSGVFAPEVSAHGARLFRLVPVR